A window from Citrus sinensis cultivar Valencia sweet orange chromosome 5, DVS_A1.0, whole genome shotgun sequence encodes these proteins:
- the LOC102617171 gene encoding uncharacterized protein LOC102617171 isoform X1, whose amino-acid sequence MVIADLGGLVASDNLQKARGRWSGMDQGTTHDSKFRTSGSFGRTISVSSSLRRRSLSLSSAVASQIDDEIESESVSEAGDIGDRALPSKRHSESGSLCLSINNVLEDGMEFPIPENNLLQHSSRDPVALNTGSAVTPLPEKIVSPISTEPLVCPEYKNQESKKTLPESLEYISCLVHLAVFGILGVLSRYLLEKLFGPSVAGVTSDGSILYLDLPSNMVGSFLMGWWGVVFKGDISKVSDYLVIGLNTGYLGSLTTFSGWNQKMLDLTVDGHWVLAFLGFFIGLFLASHSIIFGIETAKGFRWLLKRYSTSSGKETPKSGSNWKVDSCKRHLAVILALTLLLCALWIVSAVLSKEEFDGGGRAAELWLGCIVGPIGVWIRWFLARLNGRGLGKAGTLRWVPFGTLIANVSAACVMAALATVKKAVDTKTCNTVASGIQFGLLGCLSTVSTFMAEFNAMRESTSPWRAYAYALITILISFGLGILIYSVPVWTKGYN is encoded by the exons ATGGTGATTGCTGACTTGGGAGGTCTAG TTGCCTCTGATAACTTGCAAAAAGCTCGTGGCCGGTGGAGTGGCATGGATCAAGGAACAACTCATGATTCTAAATTTAGAACAAGTGGATCATTCGGTCGGACAATCAGTGTAAGTTCTTCATTGAGGAGGCGCTCTTTAAGTTTATCCAGTGCCGTGGCCTCTCAaattgatgatgaaattgaaAGTGAGTCTGTTTCGGAAGCAGGCGATATTGGGGATCGAGCACTTCCGAGCAAGAGACACAGCGAGAGTGGAAGCCTATGCTTGTCTATTAATAATGTATTAGAGGATGGAATGGAATTTCCCATTCCAGAGAATAATCTATTGCAACATTCATCTCGTGATCCTGTGGCATTAAATACAGGCTCTGCTGTGACACCTTTGCCAGAGAAAATCGTATCTCCTATTTCCACCGAGCCATTAGTGTGTCCTGAGTACAAAAACCAA GAAAGCAAGAAAACACTGCCGGAGTCATTGGAGTATATATCATGTCTAGTCCATCTAGCTGTTTTTGGAATTCTAGGG GTTTTATCAAGATATTTGCTTGAAAAGCTTTTTGGTCCTAGCGTTGCTGGTGTGACAAGTGACGGAAGCATTCTATACCTTGACCTTCCTTCTAATATG GTTGGTTCTTTCTTGATGGGGTGGTGGGGTGTTGTTTTCAAAGGAGACATATCAAAAGTATCTGATTATTTGGTTATAGGGTTGAACACTGGCTACTTGGGAAGCCTCACGACTTTCAGTGGTTGGAATCAGAAAATGCTCGATCTCACTGTTGATGGCCATTGGGTTTTAGCTTTCCTCGGCTTTTTCATAG GCTTGTTTCTTGCGTCCCATTCTATTATATTTGGGATTGAGACAGCCAAGGGTTTCAGGTGGCTTCTAAAAAGATATAGCACAAGCTCAGGCAAAGAAACACCAAAATCTGGCAGCAACTGGAAGGTGGACAGCTGCAAGCGTCACTTGGCAGTAATATTAGCATTGACGCTGCTCCTATGCGCTTTGTGGATTGTAAGTGCGGTGCTCTCAAAGGAAGAGTTCGATGGTGGTGGCAGGGCGGCTGAGCTGTGGCTTGGCTGCATTGTTGGGCCAATTGGCGTGTGGATCAGATGGTTCTTAGCACGACTCAACGGACGTGGATTAGGAAAAGCCGGTACTTTGAGATGGGTTCCGTTTGGTACTCTGATTGCCAACGTCTCAGCAGCTTGTGTCATGGCTGCTCTAGCTACAGTGAAGAAAGCGGTGGATACCAAGACTTGCAACACTGTGGCATCCGGAATTCAGTTTGGTTTGTTGGGTTGTTTGAGCACTGTTTCTACTTTTATGGCCGAATTCAATGCGATGAGAGAAAGCACGTCCCCTTGGAGAGCGTATGCGTATGCCTTAATCACAATACTTATCTCGTTTGGTCTGGGAATTCTGATATACTCTGTACCTGTTTGGACGAAGGGCTACAACTAA
- the LOC102616860 gene encoding glycine-rich protein 2, whose translation MAEVQRSSGTVKWFSAQKGFGFIAPEDGGEDLFVHQTSIKSEGFRTLSEGQTVEFSVDVGEDGRTKAVDVEAASRSRRFGSRGGRSGGFYGGRGRGGGYGRGGRGGRSVGSGGGAGSGACFNCGRTGHIARECYSRGRGGGRGYGGGRGGGGCYNCGEEGHFARDCPNY comes from the coding sequence ATGGCTGAGGTTCAGAGATCCAGCGGAACGGTAAAGTGGTTCAGTGCACAGAAAGGCTTCGGTTTCATCGCTCCGGAAGACGGCGGCGAGGATCTCTTTGTCCACCAGACCTCAATCAAGTCCGAGGGTTTCAGGACTCTCTCTGAAGGCCAAACCGTTGAGTTTTCCGTGGATGTCGGAGAAGACGGCCGCACAAAAGCAGTCGACGTGGAGGCCGCCTCCAGATCCCGCCGTTTCGGAAGTCGCGGCGGGAGAAGCGGTGGATTTTACGGCGGGAGGGGAAGAGGCGGTGGTTATGGTAGAGGTGGGAGAGGAGGTCGGTCAGTTGGAAGTGGTGGCGGTGCCGGCAGTGGCGCTTGCTTTAACTGTGGAAGAACTGGCCATATAGCTCGGGAATGTTATAGCCGTGGCCGCGGAGGTGGTCGGGGTTACGGCGGCGGAAGAGGCGGAGGAGGGTGTTATAATTGTGGAGAGGAAGGGCATTTTGCGAGAGATTGCCCGAATTATTAA
- the LOC102617171 gene encoding uncharacterized protein LOC102617171 isoform X2, protein MDQGTTHDSKFRTSGSFGRTISVSSSLRRRSLSLSSAVASQIDDEIESESVSEAGDIGDRALPSKRHSESGSLCLSINNVLEDGMEFPIPENNLLQHSSRDPVALNTGSAVTPLPEKIVSPISTEPLVCPEYKNQESKKTLPESLEYISCLVHLAVFGILGVLSRYLLEKLFGPSVAGVTSDGSILYLDLPSNMVGSFLMGWWGVVFKGDISKVSDYLVIGLNTGYLGSLTTFSGWNQKMLDLTVDGHWVLAFLGFFIGLFLASHSIIFGIETAKGFRWLLKRYSTSSGKETPKSGSNWKVDSCKRHLAVILALTLLLCALWIVSAVLSKEEFDGGGRAAELWLGCIVGPIGVWIRWFLARLNGRGLGKAGTLRWVPFGTLIANVSAACVMAALATVKKAVDTKTCNTVASGIQFGLLGCLSTVSTFMAEFNAMRESTSPWRAYAYALITILISFGLGILIYSVPVWTKGYN, encoded by the exons ATGGATCAAGGAACAACTCATGATTCTAAATTTAGAACAAGTGGATCATTCGGTCGGACAATCAGTGTAAGTTCTTCATTGAGGAGGCGCTCTTTAAGTTTATCCAGTGCCGTGGCCTCTCAaattgatgatgaaattgaaAGTGAGTCTGTTTCGGAAGCAGGCGATATTGGGGATCGAGCACTTCCGAGCAAGAGACACAGCGAGAGTGGAAGCCTATGCTTGTCTATTAATAATGTATTAGAGGATGGAATGGAATTTCCCATTCCAGAGAATAATCTATTGCAACATTCATCTCGTGATCCTGTGGCATTAAATACAGGCTCTGCTGTGACACCTTTGCCAGAGAAAATCGTATCTCCTATTTCCACCGAGCCATTAGTGTGTCCTGAGTACAAAAACCAA GAAAGCAAGAAAACACTGCCGGAGTCATTGGAGTATATATCATGTCTAGTCCATCTAGCTGTTTTTGGAATTCTAGGG GTTTTATCAAGATATTTGCTTGAAAAGCTTTTTGGTCCTAGCGTTGCTGGTGTGACAAGTGACGGAAGCATTCTATACCTTGACCTTCCTTCTAATATG GTTGGTTCTTTCTTGATGGGGTGGTGGGGTGTTGTTTTCAAAGGAGACATATCAAAAGTATCTGATTATTTGGTTATAGGGTTGAACACTGGCTACTTGGGAAGCCTCACGACTTTCAGTGGTTGGAATCAGAAAATGCTCGATCTCACTGTTGATGGCCATTGGGTTTTAGCTTTCCTCGGCTTTTTCATAG GCTTGTTTCTTGCGTCCCATTCTATTATATTTGGGATTGAGACAGCCAAGGGTTTCAGGTGGCTTCTAAAAAGATATAGCACAAGCTCAGGCAAAGAAACACCAAAATCTGGCAGCAACTGGAAGGTGGACAGCTGCAAGCGTCACTTGGCAGTAATATTAGCATTGACGCTGCTCCTATGCGCTTTGTGGATTGTAAGTGCGGTGCTCTCAAAGGAAGAGTTCGATGGTGGTGGCAGGGCGGCTGAGCTGTGGCTTGGCTGCATTGTTGGGCCAATTGGCGTGTGGATCAGATGGTTCTTAGCACGACTCAACGGACGTGGATTAGGAAAAGCCGGTACTTTGAGATGGGTTCCGTTTGGTACTCTGATTGCCAACGTCTCAGCAGCTTGTGTCATGGCTGCTCTAGCTACAGTGAAGAAAGCGGTGGATACCAAGACTTGCAACACTGTGGCATCCGGAATTCAGTTTGGTTTGTTGGGTTGTTTGAGCACTGTTTCTACTTTTATGGCCGAATTCAATGCGATGAGAGAAAGCACGTCCCCTTGGAGAGCGTATGCGTATGCCTTAATCACAATACTTATCTCGTTTGGTCTGGGAATTCTGATATACTCTGTACCTGTTTGGACGAAGGGCTACAACTAA